GATCTGCGGTCCAAAAGAGTTTCTGGAAAAAGCGACCCCTTATCTCATGGCGCTTGCTAAATTAACTGAGGTCAAAATCTACAGCGATGAATCTGCTTTAGAAAAAGATGCTCCAGGCGCGCCAATTGCCTTGGTGGGCGATATCAAGCTCTTACTCAAGATTGAAGTGGATGTTGGCGCCGAAAGAATCCGTCTAGGCAAGGAAATTGAGCGCTTAGCCATTGAAATCAATAAAGCCAAGGGCAAATTAACCAATGAAAGCTTTGTGGCACGCGCCCCAGCCGAGGTTGTTGCCCAAGAAAAGCAGCGTCTTGCAGGGTTTGAGCAAAATCATGAGAAGCTTGTTGCACAATTAGAGCGTCTTAAATAAAAACGGTAAGAACGGACCACCCATGTCAATCCATTTCGGCTCCAAAAAAGTAACTAAGGCTGTATTTCCTGTTGCGGGATTTGGTACGCGCTTTTTGCCCGCCACTAAAGCCAGCCCAAAAGAAATGCTCAATGTGGTGGACAAGCCGCTGATTCAGTACGCGGTAGATGAGGCTGTTGCGGCCGGTATTACAGAGCTCATTTTCGTGACGGGCCGTAGCAAACGCGCTATTGAAGATCACTTTGACAAAGCTTATGAATTAGAGGCGGCGCTAGAAGCCAAAGATAAACAGGATCTACTCCGATTGGTTCGTAGCGTTAAACCCGATAATGTTGACTGCATCTACATTAGACAAGCTGAACCATTGGGCTTGGGTCATGCGGTTTTATGTGCCGCCAGAGTAGTTGGTGATGAACCATTTGCAGTGATATTGGCCGACGACCTTTTGGATGGTCAGCCACCAGTACTTTCACAAATGCTCAAAGTATATGAAGAGCAAGAAGGATCGGTATTGGCTGTAGAAAAAATCGACCCCACCAAAAGTAGCTCATATGGAATTGTCTCGGGGGATGAGGTTAGCAAAGGTATTTATCGCCTCAATGGCATTGTCGAGAAACCGAAGCCAATAGATGCGCCTTCTGACCTGGCGGTAGTTGGGCGCTATGTGCTCTCAGCAAAGATTTTTGATCACATTCGTAATGTGAAGCCTGGCGCCGGCGGAGAAATTCAACTCACCGATGCCATTGCTGCATTACTAAAAGAAGAGCCTGTATTCGCTTACGAATATGATGGCGTTCGCTATGACTGCGGTAGTAAGTTGGGCTACCTCAAAGCTTCTGTAGATTTTGCTCTACGGCACAAAGAAGTTGGCGAAGAATTCGCTGAGTATTTAAGAGGCTGGTCTTTAAAGTAACCCTCCGAGGCTAGATATGCAAAAGGCAGAGATGAGTCTCTGCCTTTTTGTTTAGTCCCCTACCAAGAAGTATGAACGCCAGACTATTTCTTACCTACGCTTCATAAAGAAAACCAGTACATCACCTTCCGTAGTGCTTGCAAGCAACTCATTTCCAGTTTGCTTGGCAAATGCAGGGAAGTCATGAGCGGCGCCCGCATCGGTTGCCTTAATCTTTAAGACTTCACCTGACTGCATCGTTGCCAATGCTTTTTTAGTACGCAAGATAGGCAATGGGCAGTTCATACCAATCGCATCTACCTCTGCATTAAAAGCAATATTCACTGGCTCACTCATTTGCTTGCTATCCAGTCTTTAACGCCACTTAAGGCCACACCCAACTTGCTAGGATCAGTTCCGCCGGCCATTGCCATTTCCGGTTTGCCGCCACCTTTACCGCCCACTTGTTGGGCAACAAAGTTCACGAGATCGCCTGCCTTTACTTTGCCAATCGAATCAGCAGTCACACCAGCAATCAAACTCACCTTGTCGCCCTGGACCGAAGCCAACACAATAGCAGCGGTTTTCAGCTTTGCCTTAAGAGCATCCATTGTTTCGCGCAATACCCCTGCATCGGCGCCATCAAGTCGTGCAGCAAGGACTTTGATGCCATTCACATCAATGGCTTGACCCGCCAACTCATCTCCCTGGCTTGCCGCTAACTTAGAGTTCACTTTTTCTAATTCGCGCTCCGCTTGACGCAGGCTTTCTTGAAGTTGCGTAACGCGATTAACCAAATCACCAGGATGGGTTTTGAGAATCGCCGCAGCTTCATTAATTTTGTCTTCTAAACCTTGCAAGAAATGCAGCGCGTTATTACCAGTAACAGCCTCAACACGGCGGATGCCGGCTGCAACACCGCCCTCCGAAACAATCTTCAAGCTACCGATATCACCAGTACGTCCTACGTGAGTACCGCCACAAAGTTCTTTAGAAGAACCTATCTCCAGTACTCGCACTTCTTCGCCGTACTTCTCGCCAAACAACATCATGGCTCCAGTCTTTTGCGCATCATCCAAAGACATGACTTTGCCTGAAGTGGCTGTGTTTTCCAGAATCTCTTGGTTTACGATATCTTCAATACGGCGAATTTGCTCAGCAGTAATAGGCGCATTGTGCGTAAAGTCAAAACGGGTCTTAGTGGCATCTACCAGTGACCCTTTTTGTTGCACATGATCTCCCAGTACTTCACGCAAGGCTTTGTGCAAGATATGAGTAGCACTATGGTTGCGCATCGTATCGGTTCTTTGCTGGGTATCTACTAGAGCATTGATCGCATCACCTACTTTGAGCTCACCCTCAAGCACTTCACCCTGATGACCAAATACATCAGCCTGAATCTTGAAGGTATCTTCCACTGCAAAACGAATACTTTCGTTGCGCAGCTCACCTTTGTCCCCTACTTGGCCACCAGATTCAGCATAAAAAGGGGTGTTATCCAAAACAATCACGGCCGCATCGCCCGCCTTCAGTGACGGAACGGCAGAACCATCCACATAAAGCGCAGTCACTTTGGCGCCATCATGCTTTAAGGTGTCATAACCATGAAACTGCGTAGATTGGCCCTTGTAATCTAGGCCCTGAGCCACCTTGAATTTGCCTGCGGCTCTTGCTTGATCGCGTTGCTTCTGCATCGCTATTTCAAAGCCATCTGCATCAACAGTGACACCACGTTCACGACAAACGTCAGCCGTTAAATCCAACGGGAATCCAAAAGTGTCATGTAAACGGAAAGCAGTTTCTCCGTCGACTACTTTTGCGCCGCCAGCTAAAGCACCATCCAAAATTTCCATGCCATTGGCAATCGTTTGGAAGAAGCGCTCTTCTTCTTGCTTAATAACTTCGCTGACTTTATCTTGTGCGGCGCGCAACTCCGGATAGGCTTCGCCCATCTCTTTAACGAGCGCAGGAACCAACTGATAGAAGAATGGTTTACGTGCACCTAACTTATAACCATGACGAATCGCGCGACGCGCAATGCGACGTAATACATAACCACGACCGGCATTACCTGGAATGACGCCATCGACCACTATAAAACTACATGCACGGATGTGGTCAGCAATGACCTTCAATGAAGGACTTTGTGCATCACAGTTTTCGCCACCCGCCGCATCAACCGCATCCTTAGAAGCCTTAAGGAGATTGACGAAAAGGTCGATCTCATAATTGGAGTGAACATGCTGCAAGACTGCTGCAATGCGCTCAAGACCCATGCCTGTATCAACACTAGGCTTAGGTAGCGGATGCATTACACCGGCCTCGTCACGGTTGTACTGCATGAAGACGTTATTCCAAATTTCGATGAAGCGATCACCATCTTCATCAGGACTTCCAGGAGGGCCGCCGGGAATATGCTCACCGTGATCGTAGAAAATTTCAGTACAAGGTCCACAAGGGCCCGTGTCACCCATCATCCAAAAATTATCCGATGCGTAACGCGCACCCTTGTTATCTCCAATGCGAATAATGCGATCGGCGGGCACACCGATTTGCTTATTCCAAATCTCATAAGCTTCGTCATCTTCAGCATAGACAGTGACTAGGAGTTTTTCTTTTGGCAACTTGAAAACTTGGGTCAATAAATCCCAGGCAAATTGAATAGCGTCCTTCTTGAAATAATCTCCAAAAGAGAAATTTCCCAGCATTTCAAAAAAGGTATGGTGACGCGCGGTGTATCCAACGTTATCCAAATCGTTGTGTTTTCCACCGGCCCGGATGCACTTCTGGGCAGTCGTCGCGCGGTTATAAGGGCGCTTATCAAAGCCCAAAAACACATCTTTGAACTGATTCATGCCTGCATTAGTAAATAGCAGGGTTGGGTCATCCCCTGGCACCACTGGGCTGGAAGGGACGATTTGGTGGCCTTTTTGGGCAAAGAAGTCCAGATAGGCCTGGCGAATTTGGGAGACTTTCATGGCAATAATTATCGCATTGGCACCTCTCTAGGGCAAACCCTAGACAAGATCCCCATATCCTGCCTTACAATCGCTCAACATCAATAAATCGACAAATAAGTCGGTAATTAAGGAGCGCAACTTGGAAATCCGCAATCAAAAAGATTTTGGGGCTGGCCTAATGTATATGGTCATTGGTCTCTTTTTCACCTTCATGGCTACCCAGTATCCAATGGGAACTGCCGCCAAAATGGGGCCTGGATACTTTCCCTTCTGGCTCGGCCTAGTAATGACAGCCTTGGGATTACTCATCCTAGTGAAGTCACTCAGCGCTAAAGCGGCGATTGAAAAAATCCCTCCTTTCAATTGGAAGGTTATTGGCCTCATTACTGGATCCGTCATTGCATACGGCATCCTCTTGCCAACGATGGGCTTTATCGTAGCCGTATTCGTTTTGGTATTTATGTCAGCCAGCGCAAGTCATGAATTTCATTGGAAAGGCACTTTAATCAATGCCACATTTCTGATTGTTTTCACTTACTCGGTATTCGTTATGGGTCTGAAATTACAGTTCCCATTACTGCCTTTCTTCTTACAATAACGAGCCGGGATACTAAAAAATGGATTTATTTGCTAACTTAGCCCTCGGTTTCGATACCGCGTTTACCTTACAAAATCTTCTTTACTGTCTGATCGGCTGTGTATTGGGAACTTTGATTGGTGTTTTGCCAGGTCTTGGCCCTATCGCGACTATCGCGATGTTGTTGCCAGCTACCTACGCCTTGCCTCCAATCGCTGCATTGATTATGTTGGCTGGTATTTACTACGGCTCACAGTACGGCGGTTCTACAACAGCGATTCTGTTGAACATCCCAGGAGAGACGTCCTCGGTGGTGACGGCGATCGATGGCTACCAAATGGCCAGAAATGGTCGAGCTGGTGTTGCATTGTTCACCGCCGGCATGGGCTCATTCTTTGCGGGTTGCGTAGCAACTTTAGTGTTGGCCGCATTTGCTGCACCACTCTCACAGTTGGCATTTAAGTTTGGTCCAGCTGAGTACTTCTCTCTGATGATCTTGGGCTTGATCGGTGCGGTTGTATTGGCATCCGGCTCTTTGATCAAAGCAATTGGCATGATCGTCTTGGGCCTTCTAATGGGCTTGATCGGTACTGATGTTAACTCTGGTGTTTCGCGCTATGCGTTTGATATTCCTGAGTTGAGCGATGGTATTGGCTTCGTTGCAGTTGCGATGGGTGTCTTTGGTTTCGCAGAGATCATGGGTAACCTTGAGAAAACTGATGAGGACGAAGGCTTCCTCAACAAAATGACCACGATGATTCCTACCAAGGAAGACGTCAAGCGCATGATTCCTTCCATCTTGCGCGGCACAACTATTGGTTCGATTCTAGGTATCCTACCGGGCGGTGGCGCAGCACTTGCTGCTTTTGGCGCTTACTCGGTTGAGAAAAAATCATCTAAGTACAGCCATGAGTTCGGTAAAGGCGCCATTGAAGGTGTTGCTGGTCCTGAATCAGCTAACAATGCTGCTGCTCAAACCTCATTCATTCCATTGTTAACTTTGGGTATCCCGCCAAACGCAGTGATGGCATTGATGGTTGGCGCGATGACTATTCACAACATTCAACCAGGTCCTCAGGTAATGACCAGTAACCCAGCCTTGTTCTGGGGTCTGATCGCTTCCATGTGGATTGGTAACGTCATGTTGATTCTCCTGAACTTGCCCTTGATTGGTATCTGGGTAAAGTTACTGAAGATTCCTTATCGCTTCATGTACCCAGCCATTCTGGTTTTCTGCTGTATCGGCGTCTATACCGTAAACAACACCGTGTTTGACGTATACGTGACCGCTGCCTTCGGCATCATTGGTTACCTCTTCTTCAAACTGGGTTGCGAACCGCCTCCATTGCTTTTGGGCTTCGTACTTGGACCAATGATGGAAGAGAACTTCCGTCGCGCGTTATTGTTATCTCGTGGCGATTTCACCACCTTCCTAACTCGTCCACTTTCCTTGGGATTGCTCATTGCATCAGCCCTCTTGGTGGTGATCGTGGCCCTGCCTGCGGTTAAGAAGACTCGCGAAGAGGCTTTCGTCGAAGACTGATAGTTTTACGCCTCACAGAAACGAGCCCGCAGCTGTTTGCGGGCTTTTTCTTTATGGGCTGGGGGTTTTCTCTACAATGTGGCTATGTCCCAAGATAGCAAACCTTCCAAAGCAAATACCGGCGCTGTAGCCGAACCGTCTAATTTCTTGCGCCAGATCATCGATCATGATTTGGCAAGTGGGGCTTTTGCACAGCGCACCAATTCAGCTGGGGAGCCTATCCCATCGATCATCACCCGCTTTCCACCAGAGCCTAATGGCTACTTACATATTGGTCACGCTAAAAGCATTTGCCTGAACTTTGGATTGGCTGCTGATTACAACAATCAAGCTGGGGGTGCGCGCTGCAATATGCGTCTAGATGACACCAACCCAGTTAAAGAGGATGTGGAATACGCCGACAGCATTTTGGATGCAGTGAAGTGGCTAGGTTTTGATTGGGGAACCCATCTTTATCACGCAAGCGACTACTTTGACAAACTCTATGAGTTTGCTGAAATTTTGATTCAGAATGGCAAAGCATATGTCGATAGCCAAAGTGCTGATGACATTCATACCAATCGAGGTAACTTTGGCCAAGCTGGAAAAAATAGCCCTTACCGCGATCGTAGCCCAGAAGAAAATCTCTCCTTATTTCGCGAAATGCGTGATGGGAAGTTCAAAGATGGTGAGCATGTACTGCGCCTGAAAATTGATATGGCGCACCCCAACATTGTGATGCGTGATCCCGTGGTTTACCGTATCCGCCATACCGATCACCACCGCACGGGGAGTAAATGGTGCATTTACCCTTTATATGACTTCACACATTGCATCTCTGACGCATTAGAGAATGTCTCTCACTCCATCTGCACGCTAGAGTTCGAGAACAATCGTCCTTTGTACGATTGGATTGTGAATTCATTAAAAGAATTGGGTGTCTTTAAAGACCCTGTGCCACATCAATATGAGTTCGCACGCCTCAACCTGACTTACACCATCACCAGTAAACGTAAGTTACTACAGCTTGTAGAAGAAAAGCATGTTGAGGGTTGGGATGACCCGCGGATGCCAACCATCGTAGGCATCCGTCGCCGTGGCTACACTCCTGAAAGTATTCGTTTGTTCTGCGAGCGCATTGGCGTCTCTAAAGCCGATAGCTGGATTGATATGAGCACCCTTGATCAAGCATTACGTGATGATCTTGAAGTTAGGGCTCCACGTGCTACTGCAGTGCTTAAGCCACTCAAGCTCGTCGTTGAAAACTTTGATGCCTCAGCAAAAGAAGTATGCTCTGCGCCGCGCCATCCCAATCATCCAGAATGGGGCAATCGTGAATTTCATTTCACACGCGAACTGTGGATTGAGGCAGATGACTTTATGAAAGAACCTATCAAGGGATTCTTCAGACTTTATCCACCGATTGGAGATCAGCCTGGTAGCCGAGTTCGCTTACGCCATGGCTTTGTAGTGGAATGCACTGGTTTTGAAACCGATGCACAAGGGAATATCACCCAAGTCAACGTGACACACTTTCCAGATAGCAAGAGCGGTACTGCTGGCTCCAATAACTACAAGGTCAAGGGCAATATTCACTGGATCAGCGCAGCTGAAGCGATTCCTGCAGAAGTGCGTCTATACGATCACCTGTTTAGCGACCCCCATCCTGATAGTGGTGACAAGAACTTCTTAGAATCGATCAATCCAAATTCAAAGCAAACAATTGCTGCTTACTTAGAACCCTGCATGAAAGATGCCAAAGCAGAAGATCAATTCCAGTTTGAGCGTCACGGCTACTTTGTTGCCGACAAGAATGACTCCAAACTTGGTAAGCCAGTATTCAACCGTACGGTTGGCCTCAAGGATTCTTGGAAATAGTTTTTAGAAAATGTCCTACGCTGGGATAGCGTAGCGGTGTTTTTAATTCTGGTAGGCGCTGATTGGTAACCCTGCGTGACTCGCGCATAAAGGACCAAAGCATCGGACTAACAATTTTTTGCAACTCGCCGCCAGGTAATCTAGCTGGTCTTTCCAGACCAAAAGCATCCGCCACTTCATCAAAGTAGTCACCCATTTTGGTCTCGCCACCATCACAGGCATTAATGATGCGCTGAGGCTTGCCATGGAAGACCGCTGCGCAGACTAGCCTCGCTAAATCATCGCTGTGAATATGATTCGAATAAGCATCCTCCTCCGGCAGTAATGCAGGCGTTTGCGCCTGAAGCCTCTCAATCGGTAAGCGGTCGGCTGCATAAATTCCGGGAACGCGCAGAATCGTCAAAGCCACTCCATGGGCAGGAGCCCATAAACGGAGAATCCTTTCAGCGTCTACCCTTCTTTGCGCACGCTCACTTTGGGGGTTTACTGGGGTAGCCTCACTCACCTTTCCACCCCTATGATCACCGTAAACACCGGTGGTGCTGATATAAATCAGGCGCCTGACGGCATTGGAGCCTTGGGCTAAAATTCGGAGAAGGTTGCGGGTTCGGCAATCACGATTTCCACCATTTTGCGGTGGCGCTAGATGAATGATGGTTTGAGCTAAACCGCTAAGGCGCCATAAAGACTCTGGATGATCCAGATTACCCAAAATAGGAGTCGCGCCAACCGCCCTCAACTCCTGAAAGCGATTTTGTTGAGAGGTAAGCGCAAAGACACGGTGACTTCGCGAAAGTTGTTTAGCTACCCGAAGACCAATGTCTCCGCAGCCAATAATCAGGATTGAAGGCTTACCAAAAGATTGCATAAGTAACATCGTAACGATTTATTGAAAGGAATGAGAGTGTCTTATCAGGTCACGCTCAAAACGAGCGGCAAACAATTTACCGTCAATCCAGATGAGAATCTCCTGGAGGCCGCTCTTCGTCAAGGCATCAACCTGCCCTATGGCTGCAAAAATGGTGCTTGTAGCTCTTGCAAAGGTAAAGTTTTAGAAGGTCAAGTCACTCATGGTCAGCATAGTGAAAGCGCCCTGAGCAAGGCCGATGAGACTGCGGGTGGCATTCTGTTTTGTTGCTCCCACCCCCAATCAGATTTGCTAATTGAGGCTCGTGAAGTCCAAGGAGCGGGCGATATTGCGATTCGCAAGGTGCCTTGCCGAGTCAACGCAATTACCAAACCCAGTGAGGATGTCGCCATTCTCAAGCTTCAACTACCTGCTGCAGAACGCTTTCAATTCTTGGCTGGGCAGTATTTGGAGTTTCTACTCAAAGATGGTCAACGCCGTGCTTACTCAATCGCCAACGCGCCTGAGCAAGAAGGTCCACTTGAGTTGCATATTCGTCATTTGCCAGGCGGCCTATTTACTGACTTTGTGTTTGGTGCCGTCACGCCCGCATTAAAAGAAAAAGATATTCTTCGTTTTGAAGGTCCCTTGGGTAGCTTTTTCTTAAGAGAAGATTCTAAGAAACCAATTATTTTTGTTGCAGCTGGCACGGGCTTTGCCCCAATCAAATCAATCATCGAACAAATGCGGGCGAAAAAGATTCATCGGCCCATTCATTTGTACTGGGGTGGCCGTCGCCCTAGTGATCTGTATTTAGATGATTTGTGCAAAGCCTGGGAAAAAGAAATTACTGACTTTAAATATATCCCCGTGATTTCAGATGCCTTAGCGGAAGATGAATGGCAGGGTCGCACTGGCTTTGTGCATCAGGCTGTGATGGCTGACCATCCTGATATGAAAGGTTTTCAGGTGTATGCCTGTGGCGCCCCAGTCATGGTCAATGCTGCCAGAAATGACTTCTCAGCCAAGTGTCAACTGCCTGAGGAAGAGTTCTTTGCTGATTCCTTTACCAGCGCTGCTGATTTAGCCACCGCATAAGTCTTGCGCCATAAAACGCATTCGGTTAGATAATAGAAACTTCATTTCACCCCGTCACTCTCACCCCTTAAATCAGTATGAATAAGCCAACGCAGACGATCGATACACACTCAGTCATGTTTATTACCCCGCGCCCTGATGTGATCATGGTCGAAGGTAAGGGTTCATGGCTCACTGATAACAATGGGAAACGCTATTTGGATTTCTTGCAAGGCTGGGCCGTTAACTGTTTAGGTCACTGCAACCCAGGAATGATTGAGGCGCTCAATAAGCAAGCGAAGACACTCATTAACCCTAGTCCGGCATTCTTTAACGAGCCGATGATTGGCTTATCGAATCTACTGACTCAGAACAGCTGCTTTGACAAAGTCTTCTTTGCCAATAGCGGGGCTGAAGCCAATGAAGGTGCGATCAAGTTAGCGCGCAAATGGGGTCAACTCAATAAATCTGGTGCATTTGAGATCATCACGTTTGATCACAGCTTTCATGGCCGCACATTAGCCACAATGAGCGCTTCTGGAAAGCCAAACTGGGACACGATGTTTGCTCCGCAAGTAGCGGGCTTTCCTAAAGCGGATTTAAATGATTTAGAGTCAGTTAAGAAACTTGTGACCGACAAAACCGTTGCAGTCATGCTTGAACCTGTTCAAGGCGAAGGCGGCGTGATTCCAACTACTCAAGAATTTATGCGTGAACTACGTAAGTTCACTAAAGAAAATAATATTCTATTAATTGCTGATGAAGTACAGGCTGGTTGCGGCCGTACCGGCGCGCTCTTTGCTTACCAAAACTACGGCATAGAGCCAGACATCATGACTTTGGGCAAAGGTATTGGTGGAGGCGTTCCTCTAGCAGCCCTATTGGCAACAGATGCGGTAGCTTGCTTTGTGCCTGGCGATCAAGGCGGGACCTATAACGGCAACCCACTCATGACAGCTGTTGGTATTAGCGTCATTGAGCAACTATTAGCCCCAGGATTTTTAGATAGCGTCAAAGCTAAAGGTGAATTGCTCAAGTCTGAATTACTCAAGCTTTGTGCAGAATTTAATCTTGAAGGTGAGCGTGGCGAAGGATTACTGCGCGCATTGATGCTTGGAAAAGAGATTGGCCCAAAACTGGTTGATCTTGCCAGAGATCGTGGCCCAGAAGGTTTGTTGATTAATTCACCAAGACCAAACTTGTTACGCTTTATGCCTGCTTTAAATGTATCGGACGATGAAATTCGTCAGATGTGCAATATGCTGCGTGAGCTACTAAAGCAAGTCGACTAACTCTACCCAATTAGGTTTTTGGGTAGAGAGAAAGT
This is a stretch of genomic DNA from Polynucleobacter sp. JS-JIR-II-b4. It encodes these proteins:
- a CDS encoding acetylornithine transaminase; the protein is MNKPTQTIDTHSVMFITPRPDVIMVEGKGSWLTDNNGKRYLDFLQGWAVNCLGHCNPGMIEALNKQAKTLINPSPAFFNEPMIGLSNLLTQNSCFDKVFFANSGAEANEGAIKLARKWGQLNKSGAFEIITFDHSFHGRTLATMSASGKPNWDTMFAPQVAGFPKADLNDLESVKKLVTDKTVAVMLEPVQGEGGVIPTTQEFMRELRKFTKENNILLIADEVQAGCGRTGALFAYQNYGIEPDIMTLGKGIGGGVPLAALLATDAVACFVPGDQGGTYNGNPLMTAVGISVIEQLLAPGFLDSVKAKGELLKSELLKLCAEFNLEGERGEGLLRALMLGKEIGPKLVDLARDRGPEGLLINSPRPNLLRFMPALNVSDDEIRQMCNMLRELLKQVD
- a CDS encoding sulfurtransferase TusA family protein; protein product: MSEPVNIAFNAEVDAIGMNCPLPILRTKKALATMQSGEVLKIKATDAGAAHDFPAFAKQTGNELLASTTEGDVLVFFMKRR
- a CDS encoding tripartite tricarboxylate transporter TctB family protein, giving the protein MEIRNQKDFGAGLMYMVIGLFFTFMATQYPMGTAAKMGPGYFPFWLGLVMTALGLLILVKSLSAKAAIEKIPPFNWKVIGLITGSVIAYGILLPTMGFIVAVFVLVFMSASASHEFHWKGTLINATFLIVFTYSVFVMGLKLQFPLLPFFLQ
- the galU gene encoding UTP--glucose-1-phosphate uridylyltransferase GalU encodes the protein MSIHFGSKKVTKAVFPVAGFGTRFLPATKASPKEMLNVVDKPLIQYAVDEAVAAGITELIFVTGRSKRAIEDHFDKAYELEAALEAKDKQDLLRLVRSVKPDNVDCIYIRQAEPLGLGHAVLCAARVVGDEPFAVILADDLLDGQPPVLSQMLKVYEEQEGSVLAVEKIDPTKSSSYGIVSGDEVSKGIYRLNGIVEKPKPIDAPSDLAVVGRYVLSAKIFDHIRNVKPGAGGEIQLTDAIAALLKEEPVFAYEYDGVRYDCGSKLGYLKASVDFALRHKEVGEEFAEYLRGWSLK
- a CDS encoding tripartite tricarboxylate transporter permease; its protein translation is MDLFANLALGFDTAFTLQNLLYCLIGCVLGTLIGVLPGLGPIATIAMLLPATYALPPIAALIMLAGIYYGSQYGGSTTAILLNIPGETSSVVTAIDGYQMARNGRAGVALFTAGMGSFFAGCVATLVLAAFAAPLSQLAFKFGPAEYFSLMILGLIGAVVLASGSLIKAIGMIVLGLLMGLIGTDVNSGVSRYAFDIPELSDGIGFVAVAMGVFGFAEIMGNLEKTDEDEGFLNKMTTMIPTKEDVKRMIPSILRGTTIGSILGILPGGGAALAAFGAYSVEKKSSKYSHEFGKGAIEGVAGPESANNAAAQTSFIPLLTLGIPPNAVMALMVGAMTIHNIQPGPQVMTSNPALFWGLIASMWIGNVMLILLNLPLIGIWVKLLKIPYRFMYPAILVFCCIGVYTVNNTVFDVYVTAAFGIIGYLFFKLGCEPPPLLLGFVLGPMMEENFRRALLLSRGDFTTFLTRPLSLGLLIASALLVVIVALPAVKKTREEAFVED
- the alaS gene encoding alanine--tRNA ligase encodes the protein MKVSQIRQAYLDFFAQKGHQIVPSSPVVPGDDPTLLFTNAGMNQFKDVFLGFDKRPYNRATTAQKCIRAGGKHNDLDNVGYTARHHTFFEMLGNFSFGDYFKKDAIQFAWDLLTQVFKLPKEKLLVTVYAEDDEAYEIWNKQIGVPADRIIRIGDNKGARYASDNFWMMGDTGPCGPCTEIFYDHGEHIPGGPPGSPDEDGDRFIEIWNNVFMQYNRDEAGVMHPLPKPSVDTGMGLERIAAVLQHVHSNYEIDLFVNLLKASKDAVDAAGGENCDAQSPSLKVIADHIRACSFIVVDGVIPGNAGRGYVLRRIARRAIRHGYKLGARKPFFYQLVPALVKEMGEAYPELRAAQDKVSEVIKQEEERFFQTIANGMEILDGALAGGAKVVDGETAFRLHDTFGFPLDLTADVCRERGVTVDADGFEIAMQKQRDQARAAGKFKVAQGLDYKGQSTQFHGYDTLKHDGAKVTALYVDGSAVPSLKAGDAAVIVLDNTPFYAESGGQVGDKGELRNESIRFAVEDTFKIQADVFGHQGEVLEGELKVGDAINALVDTQQRTDTMRNHSATHILHKALREVLGDHVQQKGSLVDATKTRFDFTHNAPITAEQIRRIEDIVNQEILENTATSGKVMSLDDAQKTGAMMLFGEKYGEEVRVLEIGSSKELCGGTHVGRTGDIGSLKIVSEGGVAAGIRRVEAVTGNNALHFLQGLEDKINEAAAILKTHPGDLVNRVTQLQESLRQAERELEKVNSKLAASQGDELAGQAIDVNGIKVLAARLDGADAGVLRETMDALKAKLKTAAIVLASVQGDKVSLIAGVTADSIGKVKAGDLVNFVAQQVGGKGGGKPEMAMAGGTDPSKLGVALSGVKDWIASK
- a CDS encoding SDR family oxidoreductase encodes the protein MLLMQSFGKPSILIIGCGDIGLRVAKQLSRSHRVFALTSQQNRFQELRAVGATPILGNLDHPESLWRLSGLAQTIIHLAPPQNGGNRDCRTRNLLRILAQGSNAVRRLIYISTTGVYGDHRGGKVSEATPVNPQSERAQRRVDAERILRLWAPAHGVALTILRVPGIYAADRLPIERLQAQTPALLPEEDAYSNHIHSDDLARLVCAAVFHGKPQRIINACDGGETKMGDYFDEVADAFGLERPARLPGGELQKIVSPMLWSFMRESRRVTNQRLPELKTPLRYPSVGHFLKTISKNP
- a CDS encoding CDP-6-deoxy-delta-3,4-glucoseen reductase produces the protein MSYQVTLKTSGKQFTVNPDENLLEAALRQGINLPYGCKNGACSSCKGKVLEGQVTHGQHSESALSKADETAGGILFCCSHPQSDLLIEAREVQGAGDIAIRKVPCRVNAITKPSEDVAILKLQLPAAERFQFLAGQYLEFLLKDGQRRAYSIANAPEQEGPLELHIRHLPGGLFTDFVFGAVTPALKEKDILRFEGPLGSFFLREDSKKPIIFVAAGTGFAPIKSIIEQMRAKKIHRPIHLYWGGRRPSDLYLDDLCKAWEKEITDFKYIPVISDALAEDEWQGRTGFVHQAVMADHPDMKGFQVYACGAPVMVNAARNDFSAKCQLPEEEFFADSFTSAADLATA
- a CDS encoding glutamine--tRNA ligase/YqeY domain fusion protein, with the protein product MSQDSKPSKANTGAVAEPSNFLRQIIDHDLASGAFAQRTNSAGEPIPSIITRFPPEPNGYLHIGHAKSICLNFGLAADYNNQAGGARCNMRLDDTNPVKEDVEYADSILDAVKWLGFDWGTHLYHASDYFDKLYEFAEILIQNGKAYVDSQSADDIHTNRGNFGQAGKNSPYRDRSPEENLSLFREMRDGKFKDGEHVLRLKIDMAHPNIVMRDPVVYRIRHTDHHRTGSKWCIYPLYDFTHCISDALENVSHSICTLEFENNRPLYDWIVNSLKELGVFKDPVPHQYEFARLNLTYTITSKRKLLQLVEEKHVEGWDDPRMPTIVGIRRRGYTPESIRLFCERIGVSKADSWIDMSTLDQALRDDLEVRAPRATAVLKPLKLVVENFDASAKEVCSAPRHPNHPEWGNREFHFTRELWIEADDFMKEPIKGFFRLYPPIGDQPGSRVRLRHGFVVECTGFETDAQGNITQVNVTHFPDSKSGTAGSNNYKVKGNIHWISAAEAIPAEVRLYDHLFSDPHPDSGDKNFLESINPNSKQTIAAYLEPCMKDAKAEDQFQFERHGYFVADKNDSKLGKPVFNRTVGLKDSWK